Part of the Chloroflexota bacterium genome is shown below.
TGAAGCTTAAGTCAGACACCTGGCAAGGCCGAGGAGGAGATTAGCGAGAGGGAGCACGGCATAGCGCACCAGGATACGGGCCGACTTCCTTCGTGCTCGGCATGCTTTCCCGCATTTTAGGCGACGATGTGCGGCAAAGTCAAGAAATCGAAGCGAGAGAAGGCGGCCAGGGGGATGAGAGCACTTCACCAAAGCATTGACAGATCAATCCCGACCCTTGTATAAAGTATATGAATATATTTATAGAGTTGACAATTGGACAGGGACACCATCACCGAAATATACGAACGGCACGCCCAGGTGTGCCAAACTATGGCCGAGCCCAAACGGCTACGCATTATAAACGAACTGCGCGAGGGCGAAAGGTCCGTGAACGAGCTCGCTGCAAGCCTGGGACTTCGCCAGGCTACCGTTTCCCAACACCTCACCATTCTGCGCCATCGCGGCATCGTCCTCACCCGCCGCGAAGGCACCAAAATTTACTACCGTCTGGCTAGCCCTAAGATCATCCAGGCCTGCGACCTCATGCGAGAGGTGCTCACCGAACAGTTGGCTCATAGCCTAGAGCTATCCCGAGACCTTCAACCCTGAAGAAGCGATACCCCCATTACTCCCAGCCCAACGATCCTCTTCATTCAATATTTAA
Proteins encoded:
- a CDS encoding metalloregulator ArsR/SmtB family transcription factor, with the translated sequence MDRDTITEIYERHAQVCQTMAEPKRLRIINELREGERSVNELAASLGLRQATVSQHLTILRHRGIVLTRREGTKIYYRLASPKIIQACDLMREVLTEQLAHSLELSRDLQP